A genome region from Leguminivora glycinivorella isolate SPB_JAAS2020 chromosome 13, LegGlyc_1.1, whole genome shotgun sequence includes the following:
- the LOC125232838 gene encoding uncharacterized protein LOC125232838 yields the protein MRLDILLIFLLNTGWIYYGHAADVSPGGQQVQNPKDPKYQKMAAELVHSYLQLKNTKNVTVNKVTTQVVEGLTTRIQLKVVLVNGKSSLCNCTVYEKNSEKLKFVTFKCDSFFTNKLLSSTVNSRPGQDRDPKNPKYKKLANFAIGSFFNQPGKKPFKKEDVKTISVSKAKVKINSKIMTVLTIDVMTIKNVRFKCKGVVVETPWETIEATKVTDIDCDINKGETPEDTQLPESQSPQAENPDETQLTDSEPPKEESLDETQLPKQGQSQDEDETAAIVAPSNKIKTGGEQLQNPSSSKYLHLAEESFKRYTQKHHHRPLSADYFVVTKVTTQVVAGLITRLDFKAVIKIGHSLQCHSEIFEPPGQNSRDIKVNCLDIPGGEISENPSNPEYKQLAKESFEKYLTSRNIRKFKVKELRVTRVTTQVVSGVIYRINFKAIPTKGNPLECNSEIFDQPWRHYKNIEVKCIPPRSAIKLSASSGMLDGKTKQNPSDPKYKRLAKESFKKYVTSHNIRNFIVKELRVSQVTTQEVSGVLYQVDFKAIPTKGNALVCHSEILDQPWRKYKNIVVKCIPTLSATKLSASSDSALDGGEMEQNPSDPEFKRLAEESFKKYKTSNKLKFIVKELRVTKATSQVVSGIIFRIDFMAIPTKGVGLLCHSEILDQPWLNNKNIDVTCMSPSNTKLSASSMKAGADLLSASSGMPGGQTEQDPSDPEYKRLAEESFKKYKMTNRYIGNFIVKEIRVTKVTTQVVSGVLYRIDFMAIPTKGIGALCHSEILDQPWLNNKNIDVTCMSPSNTKLSASSMKVGANLLSANSGMPGGQNQQNPSDSKYNRLAKESFKKYLTSHNIRNFKVKELRVSKVTTQVVSGVIYRLDFKAIPTKGNALECHSEVLDQPWRNYKNIVVKCTPPLSATKLSASSDSALDGGEMDQNPSDPEFERLAEESFKKYKTSNKLKFIVKELRVTKATTQVVSGVIFRIDFMAIPTKGVGLLCHSEILDQPWLNNKNIDVTCMSPSNTKLSASSMKARADLLSASSGMPGGQTEQDPSDPEYKRLAEESFKKYKMTNRYIGNFIVKEIRVTKVTTQVVSGVLYRIDFMAIPTKGVGALCHSDILDQPWLNNKNIDVTCMSPSNTKLSASSMKIGGEKNQDPSDAQYKRLAKVSFKKYVTSHNIRNFIVKELRVSKVTTQEVSGVLYRIDFMAIPTKGVGLLCHSEIWDQPWLNNKNIEVRCKSQSKSKLSASSMKIGGEKNKDPSDAQYKRLAKESFKKYLTSHNIRKFIVKELRVSKVTTQEVSGVLYRIDFMAIPTKGVGLLCHSEIWDQPWLNNKNIEVRCKSQSKSKLSASSMKIGGEKNQDPSDAQYKRLAKESFKKYLTSHNIRNFIMKELRVSKVTTQEVSGVLYRIDFMAIPTKGVGLLCHSEIWDQPWLNNKNIEVRCKSQSKSKLSASSMKIGGEKNQDPSDAQYKRLAKESFKKYLTSHNIRNFVVKELRVSKVTTQEVSGVIYRIDFQAIPTKGNALVCHSEILDQAWRNYKNIVVKCIPPLSATY from the exons ATGCGTTTagatatattattaatatttctgCTCAATACAGGATGG ATCTACTATGGACATGCAGCGGACGTTTCACCTGGAGGGCAGCAGGTACAAAATCCAAAGGACCCTAAATATCAAAAGATGGCCGcagagcttgtacactcctacttacaactaaaaaatactaaaaatgtAACAGTTAATAAAGTTACAACACAGGTGGTTGAAGGGCTCACCACTAGAATACAATTAAAAGTTGTCCTGGTTAATGGAAAATCATCACTGTGCAATTGTACAGTATATGAGAAAAATTCGGAAAAACTAAAATTTGTAACTTTTAAATGCGACTCATTTTTTACTAATAAACTACTAAGTTCCACAGTTAATTCTCGACCTGGTCAGGACCGGGACCCTAAAAATCCGAAGTACAAAAAATTAGCAAACTTCGCTATAGGTAGTTTTTTCAACCAGCCTGGCAAAAAACCTTTTAAAAAAGAAGATGTAAAAACAATATCTGTATCAAAAGCAAAAGTAAAGATTAATTCCAAAATTATGACTGTCCTAACTATTGATGTCATGACTATTAAAAATGTTCGGTTCAAATGTAAAGGTGTAGTTGTAGAAACACCATGGGAAACTATAGAGGCGACTAAAGTTACCGACATAGATTGCGATATCAATAAAGGAGAAACCCCAGAGGACACGCAACTTCCTGAATCGCAATCACCACAGGCAGAAAATCCAGACGAAACACAACTTACCGACTCGGAACCACCAAAAGAAGAAAGTCTAGATGAGACACAACTTCCAAAACAGGGACAATCTCAAGATGAAGATGAGACCGCCGCGATTGTTGCCCCGtcgaataaaattaaaacaggtGGCGAACAACTTCAAAATCCTAGtagtagtaagtacctacacttAGCGGAAGAATCTTTCAAAAGGTATACACAGAAACACCATCATCGACCTTTGTCGGCTGATTATTTTGTAGTGACCAAAGTGACCACTCAAGTTGTTGCGGGATTAATTACTAGACTCGATTTCAAGGCAGTTATAAAGATAGGACACTCGTTACAATGCCATTCAGAGATTTTTGAACCGCCTGGACAAAATTCTCGAGATATAAAGGTTAACTGTTTGGATATACCAGGTGGCGAAATAAGTGAAAATCCCAGTAATCCAGAATATAAACAATTAGCCAAAGAATCATTTGAAAAGTATCTAACATCTCGTAATATACGCAAATTTAAAGTGAAAGAACTAAGAGTCACTCGGGTAACAACCCAAGTAGTTTCGGGAGTCATCTATCGGATCAACTTCAAGGCGATTCCAACCAAGGGCAACCCTTTAGAATGTAATTCTGAGATTTTTGACCAACCATGGCGACACTACAAAAATATAGAAGTGAAATGTATACCACCACGTTCTGCTATTAAGTTATCTGCAAGCAGTGGTATGCTCGATGGCAAAACGAAACAAAATCCTAGTGATCCAAAGTACAAACGATTAGCAAAAGAATCATTTAAAAAGTATGTTACGTCTCATAATATACGCAACTTTATAGTGAAAGAACTAAGAGTCAGTCAGGTAACAACCCAAGAAGTTTCGGGAGTCCTTTATCAAGTCGATTTCAAGGCAATTCCAACCAAGGGCAACGCTTTAGTATGTCATTCTGAGATTTTGGATCAACCATGGCGCAAGTACAAAAATATAGTAGTGAAATGTATACCAACACTTTCTGCTACTAAGTTATCTGCGAGCAGCGATAGTGCTTTGGATGGTGGCGAAATGGAGCAAAATCCCAGTGATCCAGAGTTTAAACGATTAGCAGAAGAATCATTCAAAAAGTATAAAACGTCTAATAAACTCAAATTTATAGTAAAAGAACTTAGGGTCACTAAAGCAACATCCCAAGTAGTTTCAGGAATCATTTTTCGAATCGATTTCATGGCGATCCCAACCAAAGGcgtcggtctactatgtcattCTGAGATTTTGGATCAACCATGgctaaacaataaaaatatagacgTGACATGTATGTCACCATCTAATACTAAGTTATCTGCAAGCAGTATGAAAGCAGGTGCCGATCTGTTATCTGCAAGTAGTGGTATGCCCGGTGGCCAAACGGAACAAGATCCCAGTGATCCAGAGTACAAACGATTGGCAGAAGAATCATtcaaaaagtataaaatgaCTAATAGATATATAGGCAACTTTATAGTGAAAGAAATAAGGGTCACTAAAGTAACAACCCAAGTAGTTTCGGGAGTTCTTTATCGAATCGATTTCATGGCGATCCCAACCAAAGGCATCGGTGCACTATGTCATTCTGAGATTTTGGATCAACCATGgcttaacaataaaaatatagacgTGACATGTATGTCACCATCTAATACTAAATTATCTGCAAGCAGTATGAAAGTAGGCGCCAATCTGTTATCTGCAAATAGTGGTATGCCCGGTGGCCAAAACCAACAAAATCCTAGTGATTCAAAGTACAATCGATTAGCAAaagaatcatttaaaaaatatctaacgTCTCATAATATACGTAACTTTAAAGTGAAAGAATTAAGAGTCAGTAAGGTAACAACACAAGTCGTTTCAGGAGTTATTTATCGGCTCGATTTCAAAGCAATTCCAACCAAGGGTAACGCTTTAGAATGTCATTCTGAGGTTTTGGATCAACCATGGAGGaactataaaaatatagtagTGAAATGTACACCACCACTTTCTGCTACTAAGTTATCTGCGAGCAGCGATAGTGCTTTGGATGGTGGTGAAATGGATCAAAATCCCAGTGATCCAGAGTTTGAACGATTAGCAGAAGAATCATTCAAAAAGTATAAAACGTCTAATAAACTCAAATTTATAGTAAAAGAACTTAGGGTCACTAAAGCAACAACCCAAGTAGTTTCAGGAGTCATTTTTCGAATCGATTTCATGGCGATCCCAACCAAAGGcgtcggtctactatgtcattCTGAGATTTTGGATCAACCATggttaaacaataaaaatatagacgTGACATGTATGTCACCATCTAATACTAAGCTATCTGCAAGCAGTATGAAAGCACGCGCCGATCTGTTATCTGCAAGTAGTGGTATGCCCGGTGGCCAAACGGAACAAGATCCCAGTGATCCAGAGTACAAACGATTGGCAGAAGAATCATtcaaaaagtataaaatgaCTAATAGATATATAGGCAACTTTATAGTGAAAGAAATTAGGGTCACTAAAGTAACAACCCAAGTAGTTTCGGGAGTTCTTTATCGAATCGATTTCATGGCGATCCCAACCAAAGGCGTCGGTGCACTATGTCATTCTGACATTTTGGATCAACCATggctaaataataaaaatatagacgTGACATGTATGTCACCATCTAATACTAAGTTATCTGCAAGCAGTATGAAAATAGGCGGTGAAAAAAATCAAGATCCCAGTGATGCACAGTACAAACGATTAGCAAAAGTATCATTTAAAAAGTATGTAACGTCTCATAATATACGCAACTTTATAGTGAAAGAATTAAGAGTCAGCAAGGTAACAACCCAAGAAGTTTCAGGAGTTCTTTATCGAATCGATTTCATGGCGATCCCAACTAAAGGcgtcggtctactatgtcattCTGAGATTTGGGATCAACCATGgctaaacaataaaaatatagaagTGAGATGCAAGTCACAATCTAAAAGTAAGTTATCTGCAAGTAGTATGAAAATAGGCGGTGAAAAAAATAAAGATCCCAGTGATGCACAATACAAACGATTAGCAAaagaatcatttaaaaaatatctaacgTCTCATAATATACGCAAGTTTATAGTGAAAGAATTAAGAGTCAGCAAGGTAACAACCCAAGAAGTTTCAGGAGTTCTTTATCGAATCGATTTCATGGCGATCCCAACTAAAGGCGTCGGTCTATTATGTCATTCTGAGATTTGGGATCAACCATGgctaaacaataaaaatatagaagTGAGATGCAAGTCACAATCTAAAAGTAAGTTATCTGCAAGCAGTATGAAAATAGGCGGTGAAAAAAATCAAGATCCTAGTGATGCACAGTACAAACGGTTAGCAAAAGAATCATTTAAAAAGTATCTAACGTCTCATAATATACGCAACTTTATAATGAAAGAATTAAGAGTCAGCAAGGTAACAACCCAAGAAGTTTCAGGAGTTCTTTATCGAATCGATTTCATGGCGATCCCAACTAAAGGCGTCGGTCTATTATGTCATTCTGAGATTTGGGATCAACCATGgctaaacaataaaaatatagaagTGAGATGCAAGTCACAATCTAAAAGTAAGTTATCTGCAAGCAGTATGAAAATAGGCGGTGAAAAAAATCAAGATCCCAGTGATGCACAGTACAAACGGTTAGCAAAAGAATCATTTAAAAAGTATCTAACGTCTCATAATATACGCAACTTTGTAGTGAAAGAACTAAGAGTCAGTAAGGTAACAACTCAAGAAGTTTCGGGAGTCATTTATCGGATCGATTTCCAGGCGATTCCAACCAAGGGCAACGCTTTAGTATGTCATTCTGAGATTTTGGATCAAGCATGGCGGaactataaaaatatagtagTGAAATGTATTCCACCACTTTCTGCTACCTACTAA